The following is a genomic window from Geminicoccus roseus DSM 18922.
CAGCTGCAGCTCGCAGAAGTCCGGATCCGGCAGGTCCCGGTTCGCGGCGTACCAGGGCACGTCCCGTTCCAGGAAGAGCAGCCGGTGGCCGCGGGCTGCCAGACCTCGCAACAGCGCCCGATAGGTGGTGGCGTGGCCATTGCCCCAGGACGAGGACAAGGACAGCCCGATGAAGACGAGGTCCAGCGCGCGGCTGTTCATGCGGCAAGCTCCTCGGATTTCGTGGCAAGGGCTCTGCCGAGGATCTGGTCCACCTCGATCGCCCGCTGGTCGTAGGTATGTTCCTTCAGGACGCGCCGCAGCGCCGCCTGGCCGATGGCATGGGCGCGGACCGGGTCCAGCATCCGCAGGGCCTCCGCGACGTCGGTGCCATCCCGAACCACCAGCACCTCTTCACCCGGGGTCAGGAACATCTCGATGCCCGTCCAGGCGTCCGTCATTAAACAGGCGCCGGCACCGGCCGCCTCGAACACGCGGGTCGGCGGCGAGAAGCCGGTGGAGGCCATGCTGTCGCGGTTGATGTTGAGAACCGCGCGCGGGCTGCAGTTGAAGGCGTTGTGTGCCGACGTGGGCACGTGGCCGATCTTGGCGACATTCCGTGGGCAGTCCTTGTCGGCCCATCCCGACCCACCGAGGATGAAGCGGTGGTCGGGCATCAAGGCGGCCGGCCTGATGAAGAACTCCTCCACCCGCCGTTCCCGGTCCGGAAGACGGTTGCCGAGAAAGCCGAGCTCGGCCTCGAAGCGCCCGTCCTGCTGGACCGGATGATGCGTGGAGGGGTCCAGCGCATTGTAGACCGGGATGCAGTCGGGCGCGCCGAGGCTTCGGTAGGCCGCCACGACCGGCGGCCCTCCGCCATAGGTTAGCACCAGGTCCAGGTCCGGCAGGATGCGGCGCAGCACGTGGCCGGCATCCCCGTCGATCTCGGCAAGGGTGGCCGGCGCGTCGACATCCCACCAGATCCGCACGGCATCACCGCGGGCAGCCGCCATCGTGCCCGCCAAAAGCTCGTCATCGGCGAATCCAACCCCGCTGGCCTTGACCACCACATCGGCGAGGGCTGCCTTGGGGATTACGCTGCGCAGGCCCTCGGGGGTGGCAGGATAGACCACGACGTTGCACCAGGGCGGCGGCTCGATGTCCCGATGGCTTTGCCGGTCGAAGGCGTCCGGCTCGTAGAAGGTGATCTCATAGCCATGCGGGGCAAGCGCGCGCAGGATGCCGCGATAATAGGTGGCCGCCCCGTTCCAGTAGGACGACAGGAGGCTGGAGCCATAGAACGCGATTTTCTTGGTCATTCGGCAGCCTCTCTGGCGGCAAGTCCTTCCTGCACCCGCGCCGTGCCGCGCAAGGCCAGGATGGCCAGCAGTTCGTCGACGCGATGGGCGCAGGTGTGGCGCTGGCGGATTGTTTCCAGTCCGTTGCGGGCAATTTCGGCGGCGAACGCACGGTCATCCCGCAGTGTCCGCAGCCGTTCGGCCATTTCCGCACCATCGGCTGCGCGCAGATAATCCTGGCCAGTGCGGAACAGGTTCTCGGCGTCGTCCCAAGGCGCGCTCACCAGCGGGATTCCGCAGGCCAGCGCCTCGAACATCCGGATGGTGGGAATGCCCGGCAGGGCCTGGACATAGGGGCGGCGCGGGACGTGCATGGTCATCCGGTGTCGGGCGAACACCATTGGGACCAGGGCGTTGGCGATCCAGCCGCGATAGGCGAGGGGGGAACGGCGCAGGACCTCGAGTGCCTTGTCCGGATAGCGGACGCCATGGACAGCGCCGCTGAGCCCGAGCTTCGAGGCCGGCTCGATCAGGAACTCGGCCAGTTCCCGCTCGCGCTCGCCATCGCCCCAGTTGCCGATCCAGACTAGATCCTCGCTTGGCTGGATCTCCGGATGCGGCTGGAACAGACGGATATCGGCCGCCTCATGCCAGGTGAACACCTGCCTGCCCCAGCCGCGACGCTCGTAGCGCTGGCGGAGTGTCTCCCCGAAGGCGAGCACGGCATCGTAGTCCGCCAGGGCCAGATCGCCGATGGCGCCCTCGTCGGAGACGGCGCGGTGGTGGGTATCGTGGAAGAGGAGGGTGAAGCGGCCGCCACCCCGGCGGAGCGAACCCAGCTGCGCCACCAGTCCGGGATCGGTCCACTCATGGACGATCACGACCGAGGCATCCTCGACCGCGGCGGCATGGTCGAAGCCCGGGCCATAGGTGCGCACGGTCAGGTTCGGAAACTGCCGGCCAAACTGCCCGAGCGCTTCCTGCCCCTGATCGGCCAGCAGGTTGGCGCGGCTCCAGCCGTCTTCCGGCTCCAGCGCCACGGTCTGGTGCCCGCGCGCTTCCAGTTCGACCAGGATGCCGCGCAGAAAGTGCGCGTTGCCGTGGTTCCAGTCGGAGACCAGGGAGTGCGTATAGAGAACGAATTTCATGATCGATGATCGCCCGTATCGGCAGGAACATGGCGCAGCATGGCGGTGCCGTAGGCCTGCAGGATCCCGTTCAGCTGGCCATGCGCGGTGAAGCAGCGCGAACGGCAGCGCGCTTCCTCGGCGAGATTCCAACGAAGCGGCGGGTCGCCAGCCAGCTGGCGGATGGCCTCGGCGTAGGCGTTCGGATCGTCCGGCCGGACGAACAGGGCAACGCCATTCCAGATTTCGCGAAATGTGGGGATGTCCGCCAGCACCAGGGCGGCACCGTTCGCAGCGGCCTCGAGGACCGCAAGCCCGAACGGCTCATAGCGGGATGGCGCCGCGAAGATGGCCGCCTTTCGCATCAGCGCCTGCATCTCCGACGACGGCAATTCCCCTGGGGCGTGCGCGTGCCGAAAGGCGATTCGTTCACCGTTCGGACCCTCGAGAGCGCCCGCCATGACCACCGGCCACGCGATCGCCGCGGAGGCTTCATCGAGCACGCGGCCGTTCTTGCCCTCGTCCCACCATCGGCCCGCCGACAGAACCATCTCGTTCTTGCCGCTGGGCAGGGGGGTGACGGCGGTGGCGTTGTGGACCACGGCCAGCCGCCGGAGCGGCCCGTAGGCACATTCGAGTGCGGCGCCGTGGCTTCGGCTCGGAGCAAGCACGACCTCGGCGCGGGCGAACCCTGCCCGGTTGAGGCGATGCTGCCAGCGCCACGCACTCGGCAACTCGCTGCCGCGGACTGCGGCCCACCAGGTGGCCACGCAGGAATGGGATGCGACCACCACCGGCAGATCCGCCCGCAGGCCCGCAGCCTGAGACGGCAGGTTCAGATGGAGCAGGTCGGCCTGCCACTCCCGCGCGATCCGCTCCAGCGTGGCCGGTACCCGGTCCAGCGCCGCCGCATCC
Proteins encoded in this region:
- a CDS encoding CgeB family protein; its protein translation is MKFVLYTHSLVSDWNHGNAHFLRGILVELEARGHQTVALEPEDGWSRANLLADQGQEALGQFGRQFPNLTVRTYGPGFDHAAAVEDASVVIVHEWTDPGLVAQLGSLRRGGGRFTLLFHDTHHRAVSDEGAIGDLALADYDAVLAFGETLRQRYERRGWGRQVFTWHEAADIRLFQPHPEIQPSEDLVWIGNWGDGERERELAEFLIEPASKLGLSGAVHGVRYPDKALEVLRRSPLAYRGWIANALVPMVFARHRMTMHVPRRPYVQALPGIPTIRMFEALACGIPLVSAPWDDAENLFRTGQDYLRAADGAEMAERLRTLRDDRAFAAEIARNGLETIRQRHTCAHRVDELLAILALRGTARVQEGLAAREAAE
- a CDS encoding CgeB family protein, coding for MTKKIAFYGSSLLSSYWNGAATYYRGILRALAPHGYEITFYEPDAFDRQSHRDIEPPPWCNVVVYPATPEGLRSVIPKAALADVVVKASGVGFADDELLAGTMAAARGDAVRIWWDVDAPATLAEIDGDAGHVLRRILPDLDLVLTYGGGPPVVAAYRSLGAPDCIPVYNALDPSTHHPVQQDGRFEAELGFLGNRLPDRERRVEEFFIRPAALMPDHRFILGGSGWADKDCPRNVAKIGHVPTSAHNAFNCSPRAVLNINRDSMASTGFSPPTRVFEAAGAGACLMTDAWTGIEMFLTPGEEVLVVRDGTDVAEALRMLDPVRAHAIGQAALRRVLKEHTYDQRAIEVDQILGRALATKSEELAA
- a CDS encoding glycosyltransferase family 4 protein, with the translated sequence MITLDAVGGVWRYAMDLAIGLESESIRTLLVGAGPEPDQKRRAECARAGIELAWTDAPLDWLAADAAALDRVPATLERIAREWQADLLHLNLPSQAAGLRADLPVVVASHSCVATWWAAVRGSELPSAWRWQHRLNRAGFARAEVVLAPSRSHGAALECAYGPLRRLAVVHNATAVTPLPSGKNEMVLSAGRWWDEGKNGRVLDEASAAIAWPVVMAGALEGPNGERIAFRHAHAPGELPSSEMQALMRKAAIFAAPSRYEPFGLAVLEAAANGAALVLADIPTFREIWNGVALFVRPDDPNAYAEAIRQLAGDPPLRWNLAEEARCRSRCFTAHGQLNGILQAYGTAMLRHVPADTGDHRS